One Panicum virgatum strain AP13 chromosome 9K, P.virgatum_v5, whole genome shotgun sequence genomic region harbors:
- the LOC120648485 gene encoding uncharacterized protein LOC120648485 — MGLCMSCDAADEGAAAARVVLPSGELREYAPPATAAMALEEAGGQGSWFLCDADGMVLEGPVAVAAVASGEELQPGQIYFVLPAEMQRRRLTGDEVAALAVKASSALVKAAAAAAAAQPSSPCRRLRRGAVAPLVFPVPEEEYAAADPVSPVAAKPAQKRRVACRGGRPTRFSPDLTAIPESE, encoded by the coding sequence ATGGGCCTCTGCATGTCGTGCGACGCGGCCgacgagggcgcggcggcggcgagggtggtgcTCCCCAGCGGCGAGCTCCGGGAGtacgcgccgccggccacggcggcgatggctctggaggaggccggcgggcaGGGGTCGTGGTTCCTCTGCGACGCCGACGGGATGGTGCTCGAGggccccgtcgccgtcgcggcggtCGCCTCCGGCGAGGAGCTCCAGCCGGGGCAGATCTACTTCGTGCTCCCCGCCGAgatgcagcgccgccgcctcaccgGCGACGAGGTCGCCGCGCTCGCGGTCAAGGCCAGCTCCGCGCTCGTcaaggccgccgcggccgcggccgccgcccagcCGTCCTCCCCCTGCCGCCggctccggcgcggcgcggtggcgccgcTCGTGTTCCCGGTCCCCGAGGAGGAGTACGCCGCGGCGGACCCGGTCTCACCCGTCGCGGCGAAGCCGGCGCAGAAGCGGAGGGTGGCGTGCCGCGGCGGGAGGCCGACGAGGTTCTCCCCAGACCTGACCGCTATCCCGGAGAGCGAGTAG